The Stenotrophomonas maltophilia genome includes a region encoding these proteins:
- the fabZ gene encoding 3-hydroxyacyl-ACP dehydratase FabZ, with protein sequence MNDTLQLPIDVCQIQELLPHRYPFLLVDRVLELDIDAKRILAQKNVSINEPFFQGHFPGRPIMPGVLIIEALAQAGGVMTQLTLGRDAQSKLFYMVKVENARFNKQVVPGDVLMLDVQMKRLIRNMGWYYGEAKVNGEVVASAEVMCAGAKG encoded by the coding sequence ATGAACGACACGCTGCAGCTTCCGATCGACGTCTGCCAGATCCAGGAACTGCTCCCGCACCGCTACCCGTTCCTGCTGGTGGACCGGGTGCTTGAGCTCGACATCGACGCCAAGCGCATCCTGGCGCAGAAGAACGTCAGCATCAACGAGCCGTTCTTCCAGGGTCACTTCCCGGGCCGCCCGATCATGCCCGGCGTGCTGATCATCGAAGCGCTGGCCCAGGCCGGTGGCGTGATGACCCAGCTGACGCTTGGCCGCGATGCGCAGTCCAAGCTGTTCTACATGGTCAAGGTGGAAAACGCCCGCTTCAACAAGCAGGTCGTGCCCGGCGACGTGCTGATGCTGGATGTGCAGATGAAGCGCCTGATCCGCAACATGGGCTGGTACTACGGCGAGGCCAAGGTCAACGGTGAAGTCGTTGCCTCGGCCGAGGTCATGTGCGC
- the lpxD gene encoding UDP-3-O-(3-hydroxymyristoyl)glucosamine N-acyltransferase, which produces MNTPTYTAQQLAEQFGLQVHGDPATAIHGVATLAHAGPGQLTFLANPRYRAQLADSQASLVVLRADDAEAAPGAALVAKDPYTTFAKIAALFDIAPTRPPGIHPSAVIDPSAQVAASAHIGPFVSIGARSVVGENCIIGTGSVIGEDCSLDSGCELIARVTLVTRVKLGKRVRVHPGAVLGADGFGLAMDAGKWIKVPQLGGVRIGDDCEIGANTCVDRGALEDTVLDEDVRLDNLVQIAHNVQIGAHSAIAGCTGIAGSARIGRYCLLGGHVGVVGHLEICDKVVITGKSVVRNSIHEPGEYSSGTPLTDNRTWRKNAARFKQLDALARRVLAAGKEKE; this is translated from the coding sequence GTGAATACTCCCACCTACACCGCCCAGCAACTCGCCGAGCAGTTCGGCCTGCAGGTCCATGGCGACCCCGCCACCGCCATCCACGGCGTGGCCACCCTCGCCCACGCCGGTCCTGGCCAGCTGACCTTCCTCGCCAATCCACGCTACCGCGCCCAGCTGGCCGACAGCCAGGCCTCGCTGGTCGTGCTGCGCGCCGACGACGCCGAAGCCGCCCCCGGCGCCGCGCTCGTGGCTAAGGACCCGTACACCACCTTCGCCAAGATCGCCGCGCTGTTCGACATCGCGCCCACGCGCCCACCGGGCATCCACCCCAGCGCCGTCATCGATCCCAGCGCCCAGGTCGCCGCCAGCGCCCACATCGGCCCCTTCGTCTCCATCGGCGCGCGCAGCGTGGTCGGCGAGAACTGCATCATCGGCACCGGCAGCGTGATCGGCGAAGACTGCAGCCTGGACAGCGGCTGCGAACTGATCGCCCGGGTCACCCTGGTCACCCGGGTCAAGCTCGGCAAGCGCGTGCGCGTGCACCCCGGTGCCGTGCTCGGTGCCGATGGCTTCGGCCTGGCGATGGACGCCGGCAAGTGGATCAAGGTGCCGCAGCTCGGCGGCGTGCGCATCGGCGACGATTGCGAAATCGGCGCCAACACCTGCGTCGACCGTGGTGCACTGGAAGACACCGTGCTGGACGAAGACGTGCGCCTGGACAACCTGGTACAGATCGCGCACAACGTGCAGATCGGCGCGCACTCGGCCATCGCCGGCTGCACCGGCATCGCCGGCAGCGCCAGGATCGGCCGCTACTGCCTGCTCGGCGGCCACGTCGGCGTGGTCGGCCACCTCGAGATCTGCGACAAGGTCGTGATCACCGGCAAGTCGGTGGTCCGCAATTCCATCCATGAGCCGGGCGAGTACTCGTCCGGCACCCCGTTGACCGACAACCGCACGTGGCGCAAGAACGCCGCGCGCTTCAAGCAGCTGGACGCATTGGCTCGCCGCGTCCTGGCCGCTGGCAAGGAGAAAGAATGA
- the bamA gene encoding outer membrane protein assembly factor BamA, giving the protein MTRLPNRRLLALALAAVTGAPALAQAAEPFTVSDIRVDGLQRISSGTVFTYLPVERGETITDNKVGETIRALYKTGFFEDVQLDRQGSILVVTVKERPAINKLTVTGNKDIKSEQLLKGLSDIGLTEGGTFDRLSLDRVTQELRRQYNDRGKYTVEITPTVSPLDRNRVDIAIAIKEGKAAKIRHVNLVGTEKFESKDILETWESKEHNWASWYRRDDQYSKEKLSGDLEKLNSWYLDRGYVDFSIDSTQVSISPDKRDMFLTAGVTEGAQYKISEIKVSGDTILPQEDVERMVIQKPGDTFSRALLEFSSDTITNSLSNIGYAFAKVNPIPTTNRAEQTVGINMQVVPGPRVSVRRILFRGNTRTSDEVMRREMRQFENSWYSQAAIDRSKIRLQRLGYFESVDVETPAVSGSNDQVDVVYNVKETTSGSFVFGLGYSQSYGMTTSVQLSQNNFLGGGNRVSVEASRSSYLQRYGFSYTNPYFTDDGVSLGYNLSWRELDYSDFNTAQYNSTNGSAQVVFGVPLTETDTVSLMFGIDSNQITTYRGSTPASIIDYIDAVGSRTFHAWRTELGWARDSRNDYFMPTRGTYQRVGLETTLPGSTIEYYKLNYQISKYWPIMPSLVINTRAEVGYGDAYGKDYTRTITDADGKTRTVTASGLPFFENFYAGGTNSVRGFEDNTLGPREVTQGYPEGQPLGGSLKTVGSVEAYFPRLFDSPSARVSAFVDFGNVYNGTKNFKANELRVSTGVALLWRAPVGPISISYAFPLKKEDGDKIERLQFTFGGQF; this is encoded by the coding sequence ATGACGCGACTCCCCAATCGCCGCCTGCTGGCCCTCGCCCTCGCCGCCGTCACCGGCGCTCCCGCCCTGGCCCAGGCAGCCGAGCCCTTCACTGTCAGCGACATCCGCGTCGATGGCCTGCAGCGCATCAGCTCGGGCACGGTGTTCACCTACCTGCCGGTGGAACGGGGCGAGACGATCACCGACAACAAGGTCGGCGAGACCATCCGCGCGCTGTACAAGACCGGCTTCTTCGAAGACGTGCAGCTGGACCGCCAGGGCAGCATCCTGGTGGTGACCGTCAAGGAACGCCCGGCGATCAACAAGCTGACCGTGACCGGCAACAAGGACATCAAGTCCGAGCAGCTGCTCAAGGGCCTGTCCGACATCGGCCTGACCGAGGGTGGCACCTTCGACCGCCTGAGCCTGGACCGCGTGACCCAGGAACTGCGCCGCCAGTACAACGACCGCGGCAAGTACACCGTCGAGATCACCCCGACCGTGAGCCCGCTGGACCGCAACCGCGTGGACATCGCGATCGCCATCAAGGAAGGCAAGGCGGCCAAGATCCGCCACGTCAACCTGGTCGGCACCGAGAAGTTCGAGAGCAAGGACATCCTGGAGACCTGGGAGTCCAAGGAGCACAACTGGGCGTCGTGGTACCGCCGTGACGACCAGTACTCCAAGGAAAAGCTGTCCGGCGACCTGGAAAAGCTCAACTCGTGGTACCTGGACCGCGGCTACGTCGACTTCAGCATCGATTCCACCCAGGTTTCGATCAGCCCCGACAAGCGCGACATGTTCCTCACCGCGGGCGTGACCGAGGGTGCGCAGTACAAGATCTCCGAGATCAAGGTCAGCGGCGACACCATCCTTCCGCAGGAGGACGTCGAGCGCATGGTGATCCAGAAGCCGGGCGACACGTTCTCGCGTGCCCTGCTGGAATTCAGCTCGGACACCATCACCAACTCGCTGTCCAACATCGGCTACGCGTTCGCCAAGGTGAACCCGATCCCGACCACCAACCGTGCCGAACAGACGGTAGGGATCAACATGCAGGTCGTGCCCGGCCCGCGCGTGTCGGTGCGCCGCATCCTGTTCCGTGGCAACACCCGCACCTCCGACGAAGTGATGCGTCGCGAAATGCGCCAGTTCGAGAACAGCTGGTACTCGCAGGCCGCGATCGACCGCTCCAAGATCCGCCTGCAGCGCCTGGGCTACTTCGAGTCGGTGGACGTCGAGACCCCGGCCGTCAGCGGCAGCAACGACCAGGTCGACGTCGTCTACAACGTCAAGGAAACCACCTCCGGCAGCTTCGTGTTCGGCCTGGGCTATTCGCAGTCCTACGGCATGACCACCTCGGTGCAGCTGTCGCAGAACAACTTCCTCGGCGGCGGCAACCGCGTGTCGGTCGAAGCCTCGCGCAGCAGCTACCTGCAGCGCTACGGCTTCAGCTACACCAACCCGTACTTCACCGACGACGGCGTTTCGCTGGGCTACAACCTGTCCTGGCGTGAACTGGACTACTCCGACTTCAACACCGCGCAGTACAACAGCACCAATGGTTCTGCGCAGGTGGTATTCGGCGTGCCGCTGACCGAGACCGACACCGTCTCGCTGATGTTCGGCATCGACAGCAACCAGATCACGACCTACCGTGGCTCGACCCCGGCCTCGATCATCGATTACATCGATGCGGTCGGTTCGCGCACCTTCCATGCCTGGCGTACCGAGCTGGGCTGGGCGCGCGACTCGCGCAACGATTACTTCATGCCGACCCGCGGTACCTACCAGCGCGTCGGTCTGGAAACCACGCTGCCGGGCTCGACCATCGAGTACTACAAGCTGAACTACCAGATCAGCAAGTACTGGCCGATCATGCCGTCGCTGGTGATCAACACCCGCGCCGAAGTGGGCTACGGCGATGCCTACGGCAAGGACTACACCCGTACGATCACCGACGCCGACGGCAAAACCCGTACCGTCACCGCCAGCGGCCTGCCGTTCTTCGAGAACTTCTACGCCGGTGGTACCAACTCGGTACGTGGCTTCGAGGACAACACCCTCGGTCCGCGCGAAGTAACCCAGGGTTATCCGGAAGGCCAGCCGCTGGGTGGTTCGCTGAAGACCGTCGGTTCGGTTGAAGCCTACTTCCCGCGCCTGTTCGACAGCCCATCGGCCCGCGTGTCGGCCTTTGTCGACTTCGGTAACGTCTACAACGGCACCAAGAACTTCAAGGCCAACGAACTGCGCGTCTCCACCGGTGTGGCCCTGCTGTGGCGCGCCCCGGTCGGCCCGATCTCGATCAGCTACGCGTTCCCGCTGAAGAAGGAAGACGGCGACAAGATCGAACGCCTGCAATTTACCTTCGGCGGTCAGTTCTAA
- the rseP gene encoding RIP metalloprotease RseP has protein sequence MTDFLGSVWWMIVSLGLLVTFHEFGHYWVGRLCGVKILRFSVGFGRPLWSRRDRHGTEFAIAAIPLGGYVKFLDEREVEVHPHERGQAFNHKTVWQRIAIVAAGPIANLLLCILLLWAMFVIGKQDYSPTIGRVDGIAASAGLLSGDRVLRVDERQVATLGEASMALTAAAMDRRDVTLEVLDPADQVRVRTLPLSQLPAGFDERRVPILAGLYWQSWLQPALVDSLTADSVVTGLLQPGDLIVAIDGQRIDSVDQVIGEIQALGRAGGPGMIEVLRGGERLALEVTPRQGKDGKGNPVWQIGVGFPTTYSPSYDTLLRYGPLDAVTVAVRETGRLAADSLGMMARIVTGKASLQNVSGPVTIARVANVSAKRGLDWFLQFLALLSLSLCIINLLPIPILDGGHLLYYLIELVKGSPLSERAIAAGQYIGLALLAGLMGLAFYNDILGLVPR, from the coding sequence ATGACTGACTTCCTCGGATCGGTCTGGTGGATGATTGTCAGCCTCGGGCTGCTGGTCACGTTCCACGAGTTCGGGCATTACTGGGTCGGCCGCCTCTGCGGGGTCAAGATCCTGCGCTTCTCGGTCGGCTTCGGCCGTCCGCTGTGGTCGCGCCGCGACAGGCACGGCACCGAGTTCGCCATTGCCGCCATCCCGCTGGGTGGCTACGTGAAGTTCCTCGACGAACGTGAGGTCGAGGTCCATCCCCACGAGCGCGGCCAGGCCTTCAACCACAAGACCGTGTGGCAGCGCATCGCCATTGTTGCTGCAGGGCCGATCGCCAATCTGCTGCTGTGCATCCTGCTGCTGTGGGCGATGTTCGTGATCGGCAAGCAGGACTACTCGCCGACGATCGGCCGGGTTGACGGCATCGCCGCCAGCGCCGGACTGCTCAGCGGTGACCGCGTTCTGCGGGTGGATGAGCGCCAGGTCGCCACCCTGGGCGAGGCCAGCATGGCGCTGACCGCCGCCGCGATGGATCGCCGCGACGTCACGCTTGAGGTACTCGACCCTGCGGACCAGGTGCGCGTGCGCACCCTGCCGCTGTCGCAGCTGCCCGCCGGCTTCGATGAACGACGGGTACCGATCCTGGCCGGCCTGTACTGGCAATCGTGGCTGCAGCCGGCACTGGTCGACTCGCTCACCGCCGATTCGGTGGTCACCGGGCTGCTGCAGCCGGGCGACCTGATCGTGGCGATCGACGGCCAGCGCATCGACAGCGTCGACCAGGTGATCGGCGAGATCCAGGCCCTCGGCCGTGCCGGAGGCCCCGGCATGATCGAGGTCCTGCGAGGCGGTGAACGCCTTGCACTGGAAGTCACGCCCCGCCAGGGCAAGGATGGCAAGGGCAACCCGGTCTGGCAGATCGGCGTCGGCTTCCCCACCACCTACAGCCCCTCCTACGACACCCTGCTGCGCTATGGGCCGCTGGATGCAGTGACCGTCGCCGTACGTGAAACCGGCCGGCTTGCCGCCGATTCGCTGGGCATGATGGCCCGCATCGTTACCGGCAAAGCCTCGCTGCAGAACGTTTCCGGGCCGGTCACCATCGCCCGCGTGGCCAATGTCTCGGCCAAACGCGGCCTCGACTGGTTCCTGCAGTTCCTTGCCCTGCTGTCACTCAGCCTGTGCATCATCAACCTGTTGCCGATCCCGATCTTGGACGGCGGGCACCTGCTGTATTACCTTATCGAGTTGGTCAAGGGCAGCCCGCTGAGCGAGCGTGCCATCGCCGCCGGCCAATACATCGGCTTGGCGTTGCTGGCCGGGCTGATGGGGTTGGCGTTCTACAACGACATCCTCGGCCTGGTCCCGCGATGA
- a CDS encoding 1-deoxy-D-xylulose-5-phosphate reductoisomerase, giving the protein MNAVADLRRVAVYGATGSIGASTLDVIARHPQRYQATVLAAGRQVQALLALCRQHEPAHAVIADEALFTELRDGLRDAGLSTEAHAGHAALDQLAASDACDTVVAAIVGAAGLSSTLAAAAAGKRILLANKESLVLAGELLTRTAERAGAEIIPIDSEHSAIFQCLRSRDASIDGAGVRRILLTASGGPFRGRSRAELAEVTPAQAVAHPKWSMGPKISVDSATLMNKGLEVIEAHHLFSVPGERIEVLVHPQSLVHSLVEFVDGSTLAQMGLPDMRTTLAVGLGWPQRIESGVAGLDLLAQGRLDFEAPDTDAFPCLALAWQAMQAGGTAPAVLNAANEEAVSAFLQGRIGFLTIPQLVANALSTLPTQPADTLEVLLSADQRARQLTLNAIDAA; this is encoded by the coding sequence ATGAATGCTGTCGCAGACCTGCGCCGGGTCGCCGTATACGGCGCCACCGGCTCGATCGGTGCCTCCACGCTGGACGTCATCGCCCGCCACCCGCAGCGCTACCAGGCCACGGTGCTGGCCGCCGGCCGCCAGGTGCAGGCACTGCTGGCCCTGTGCCGCCAACACGAGCCGGCGCACGCGGTCATCGCCGACGAAGCGCTGTTCACCGAACTGCGCGACGGCCTGCGCGATGCCGGGCTGTCGACCGAGGCCCACGCCGGTCATGCCGCACTGGACCAGCTGGCAGCAAGCGATGCCTGCGACACGGTCGTCGCGGCCATTGTCGGTGCTGCAGGGCTGTCCTCGACCCTCGCCGCCGCTGCGGCCGGCAAGCGCATCCTGCTGGCCAACAAGGAATCGCTGGTACTGGCCGGCGAGCTGCTGACCCGCACCGCCGAGCGCGCCGGCGCCGAGATCATTCCGATCGACAGCGAGCACAGCGCGATCTTCCAGTGCCTGCGTTCGCGCGACGCCAGCATCGACGGCGCCGGCGTGCGCCGGATCCTGCTGACCGCGTCGGGCGGCCCGTTCCGCGGCCGCAGCCGCGCCGAGCTGGCCGAGGTCACCCCGGCCCAGGCCGTGGCTCACCCGAAGTGGTCGATGGGCCCGAAGATCTCGGTCGATTCGGCGACGTTGATGAACAAGGGCCTGGAAGTCATCGAGGCGCACCATCTGTTCTCGGTGCCCGGCGAGCGCATCGAGGTGCTGGTGCACCCGCAGAGCCTGGTCCATTCGCTGGTCGAATTCGTCGACGGCTCGACCCTGGCCCAGATGGGCCTGCCGGACATGCGCACCACCCTGGCGGTCGGCCTGGGCTGGCCGCAGCGCATCGAATCGGGCGTGGCCGGGCTGGACCTGCTGGCGCAGGGCCGGCTGGATTTCGAGGCGCCTGACACCGACGCCTTCCCCTGCCTGGCGCTGGCCTGGCAGGCCATGCAGGCCGGCGGTACTGCCCCGGCGGTGCTGAACGCCGCCAATGAAGAGGCGGTTTCAGCATTTCTTCAGGGCCGGATCGGTTTCCTGACCATCCCGCAGCTGGTTGCTAACGCTCTTTCAACACTGCCGACCCAGCCAGCCGATACACTGGAGGTCCTGTTGTCCGCCGACCAGCGGGCACGCCAGCTCACCCTGAACGCCATCGACGCCGCCTGA
- a CDS encoding phosphatidate cytidylyltransferase, protein MTKTRVLAALIMAPLAIAAILLLPTQWLAAAAAAVLLIGLWEWLKLAGIEDTLARTVLLVLNLLLMVLLVWADGSTLVLFQITTLAGVAWWLAALAWLRFFNFGAQPTAPSRIVKMLAGTLAIVPAWAALVLIHAGGDPPGKQGHLWLLAALALVWAADSGAYFAGRHFGKHKLAPRISPNKTWEGLFGGLLAGVAVALGLGWLAGIDIAHLPGLLITSVVAVFASVLGDLFESLIKRHAGAKDSGNLIPGHGGVLDRVDGVLAAVPVFALGKEIFGF, encoded by the coding sequence ATGACCAAGACCCGAGTCCTCGCCGCGCTGATCATGGCGCCGCTCGCCATTGCCGCGATCCTGCTGCTGCCGACGCAATGGCTGGCCGCCGCCGCCGCCGCCGTGCTGCTGATCGGCCTGTGGGAATGGCTGAAGCTGGCCGGCATCGAAGACACCCTCGCGCGCACCGTGCTGCTGGTGCTGAACCTGCTGCTGATGGTGCTGCTGGTGTGGGCCGATGGCAGCACGCTGGTGCTGTTCCAGATCACCACACTGGCGGGTGTTGCCTGGTGGCTGGCGGCGCTGGCCTGGCTGCGCTTCTTCAACTTTGGCGCCCAGCCGACGGCCCCCTCCCGGATCGTGAAGATGCTGGCCGGCACCCTGGCCATCGTTCCTGCCTGGGCAGCGCTGGTACTGATCCACGCTGGCGGTGACCCGCCAGGCAAGCAGGGCCACCTGTGGCTGCTGGCGGCACTGGCACTGGTCTGGGCAGCCGATTCGGGCGCCTATTTCGCCGGCCGTCACTTCGGCAAGCACAAGCTGGCGCCGCGGATCAGCCCCAACAAGACCTGGGAAGGCCTGTTCGGCGGCCTGCTGGCCGGTGTCGCCGTGGCCCTCGGCCTGGGCTGGCTGGCCGGCATCGACATCGCGCACCTGCCGGGCCTGCTGATCACCTCGGTGGTGGCCGTATTCGCGTCGGTGCTGGGTGACCTGTTCGAAAGCCTGATCAAGCGCCACGCCGGTGCCAAGGACTCGGGCAACCTGATTCCGGGCCATGGTGGCGTGCTCGACCGCGTCGACGGCGTCCTCGCCGCCGTGCCGGTGTTCGCGCTGGGCAAGGAAATCTTCGGGTTCTGA
- the uppS gene encoding polyprenyl diphosphate synthase, whose amino-acid sequence MPSVPPPLPATLPRHVAIIMDGNGRWAQQRRRPRVIGHRAGARAVNRTIERCLELGIPALTLFAFSSENWGRPQEEVDALMKLFLGALDREVDELHRRGVRVRFIGERERFGAGLVSRMQLAEQRTADNTTLTLSIAASYGGRQDIARAARALAAEVAAGRLLPEQIDESLLGSQVALADLPPPDLFIRTGGDTRISNFLLWQLAYTELWFTEALWPDFDAALLQQALDAYGSRERRFGLTSAQIAALATETSSP is encoded by the coding sequence ATGCCTTCAGTCCCGCCTCCGTTGCCGGCCACCCTGCCCCGCCACGTCGCCATCATCATGGATGGCAACGGGCGCTGGGCACAGCAGCGCCGCCGCCCGCGCGTGATCGGTCATCGTGCCGGCGCGCGCGCGGTCAACCGCACCATCGAGCGCTGCCTTGAACTGGGCATTCCGGCGCTGACCCTGTTCGCGTTTTCCAGCGAGAACTGGGGCCGGCCGCAGGAAGAAGTCGACGCCCTGATGAAGCTGTTCCTCGGCGCGCTCGACCGCGAAGTGGACGAACTGCACCGACGCGGCGTGCGCGTACGCTTCATCGGCGAACGCGAGCGCTTTGGTGCCGGACTGGTCAGCCGCATGCAGCTGGCCGAGCAGCGCACCGCCGACAACACCACCCTGACCCTGTCGATCGCCGCCAGTTACGGCGGTCGCCAGGACATCGCCCGTGCCGCGCGCGCGCTGGCCGCTGAAGTCGCCGCAGGACGCCTGCTGCCCGAACAGATCGACGAATCGCTGCTGGGCAGCCAGGTCGCCCTGGCCGACCTGCCGCCGCCGGATCTGTTCATCCGCACCGGTGGCGACACCCGCATCAGCAACTTCCTGCTGTGGCAACTGGCCTACACCGAGCTGTGGTTCACCGAGGCGCTGTGGCCGGACTTCGATGCCGCCCTGCTGCAGCAGGCGCTGGATGCCTATGGCAGCCGCGAGCGTCGTTTCGGCCTGACCAGCGCCCAGATCGCCGCACTGGCCACCGAGACCTCCAGCCCATGA
- the frr gene encoding ribosome recycling factor: MLNDIKNNAQTRMAKSIDALKHTLTSIRTGRATPALLDRVTVNAYGNASTPLNQVASISNADAHSLLVTPFDKGMIKEIEKGLYNAEFTPNTLGTAIRINMPPPTEERRKELVKQVQKEGEGAKIAIRNIRQDANKEIAKLVKDKAISEDEKKRGEDDIQKLTDTNIKDVDKVVADKEKELLSV; encoded by the coding sequence ATGCTCAACGACATCAAGAACAACGCGCAGACGCGCATGGCCAAGAGCATCGACGCTCTGAAGCACACCCTCACCTCCATCCGGACCGGGCGTGCCACGCCGGCCCTGCTGGACCGCGTGACGGTCAATGCCTACGGCAACGCCAGCACCCCGCTGAACCAGGTTGCCTCGATCTCCAACGCCGATGCGCACTCGCTGCTGGTCACCCCGTTCGACAAGGGCATGATCAAGGAGATCGAGAAGGGTCTCTACAACGCCGAGTTCACCCCGAACACGCTGGGCACCGCGATCCGCATCAACATGCCGCCGCCGACCGAAGAGCGCCGCAAGGAGCTGGTCAAGCAGGTGCAGAAGGAAGGCGAAGGCGCCAAGATCGCGATCCGCAACATCCGTCAGGACGCGAACAAGGAAATCGCCAAGCTGGTCAAGGACAAGGCGATCAGCGAGGACGAGAAGAAGCGCGGTGAGGACGACATCCAGAAGTTGACCGACACCAACATCAAGGACGTCGACAAGGTCGTTGCCGACAAGGAAAAAGAACTGCTGTCGGTCTGA
- the pyrH gene encoding UMP kinase — MSKLAYRRILLKLSGEALMGDEDYGIDPKIINRLAREVIEAQQAGAEVALVIGGGNIFRGAGLAAGGMDRVTGDQMGMLATVINALAMQDALEKLGAKARVMSAIKINDVCEDYIRRRAIRHLEKGRLVIFAAGVGSPFFTTDSGAALRAIEIGADLLLKATKVDGVYDKDPNKHSDAVRFDSLSYDEVIRRGLEVMDTAAFALARDSDLPMRVFDMGQPGELLKILNGENIGTLVQGRDPA; from the coding sequence ATGTCCAAGCTCGCCTATCGCCGCATCCTTCTGAAACTGTCCGGGGAGGCGCTGATGGGAGATGAGGACTACGGCATCGACCCGAAGATCATCAACCGCCTGGCCCGTGAGGTCATCGAAGCCCAGCAGGCCGGTGCCGAAGTAGCCCTGGTGATCGGCGGCGGCAACATCTTCCGCGGCGCTGGCCTGGCCGCCGGCGGCATGGACCGGGTCACCGGCGACCAGATGGGCATGCTGGCGACGGTCATCAACGCCCTGGCCATGCAGGACGCCCTGGAGAAGCTGGGCGCCAAGGCGCGCGTGATGAGCGCGATCAAGATCAACGACGTGTGCGAGGACTACATCCGCCGCCGCGCCATCCGCCACCTGGAAAAGGGCCGCCTGGTGATCTTCGCCGCCGGCGTCGGCAGCCCGTTCTTCACCACCGACTCCGGCGCCGCCCTGCGCGCGATCGAGATCGGTGCCGACCTGCTGCTGAAGGCCACCAAGGTCGATGGCGTGTACGACAAGGACCCGAACAAGCACAGCGATGCGGTCCGCTTCGACAGCCTGAGCTATGACGAAGTGATCCGCCGCGGCCTGGAAGTGATGGATACCGCCGCCTTCGCACTGGCCCGCGACAGCGACCTGCCGATGCGCGTGTTCGACATGGGCCAGCCGGGCGAGCTGCTGAAGATCCTCAACGGCGAGAACATCGGCACCCTGGTCCAGGGCCGCGATCCGGCCTGA